GGTGAAGCACGCAGCATGCTCCGTGGTGACCGCTTTGACACCCGCAGCAGTCCACCTGGCCCCACCCTGCGCATCCCCATGCGCCGCGATCACGCCGGGCTGCCACACGTCGATGCCAGCATCAATGGCCGCTCACCCACACGCCTCCTCTTTGACACCGGAGCCACCGTCACCGTGCTCAGTGCGGATCTCGCCATGCGCAGCGATCTAGCCACCGTCCCAGGTGCCAAACCACAAATGCAGGGCGTCATCGGCAAAGAAGCCGGCATGGGCGGCGTCATCGAGCGGCTCCAGATCGGAGATTGGCGGCTCGAAAATCTGCCCTGCGTCATTCGCCTCCAGCGCAGCAGCGGCGGTATCGACTACCTCGGCCAGGACTTCGACATCTCCGTGCTCGGATTTCATCTCGCGCAGAAATACTGCTCCTACATCACCTTCGACTACCCGCGTGGCGAGATCGAGCTCGGCTTCGGCCAGCGCTTCAGCGGCCCACGCCTCGCCAAGCATGTCAAAAGCTCCTACAAGCTCCAGCAAGGCGTCCCCATGACACGCCTCACCACCGGCAAAGTCTCCTGGGATGCCATCGTGGACACCGGCTCGGCCTTCGGCGTCGAAATCGACCAAAAACTCGCCGCACGGCTCGGCCATGCCACGGGCGGCACCGCTGTGGATGCACCCTTTGTCATGATCGGCGTCGGCGGCACCACCACGCCGCGTGAAGCCGGCGTCCGCATCATCACCGTGCCCGGACTGCGCATGCTCGGCCATGAATTCAAAAAAGCGCAGCTCGATGTCATGCCTGGCATGCCACGCATCGGCAGCTTTTTCCTCAAAGACTTCCGCGTCACCTTCGACATCCGGCGCCAGCTCATCTGGCTCGAATGGTGAACGAAAACTCCCCTGCCCCCACTTAAACGAACCCGCCATGCACAAGCTCGCTCTCCTTCTACCGCTCGCTCTCCTCTCCTCCTGCGCCATGCCAGGCATCCCCGGCATGCCCTCGCGTGGTGGCAGTGGCCATATCAGCAGCTCTGGCGACATCGTCATGCCCATGCGCCTCCGTGCCGACGCACCGCACATCAGCGGCAGCATCAATGGCAGCCGTGCCCTGCCCATCCTCGTCGATACCGGAGCCTCCGTATGCGTCTTTGAGTCCAACATCGCCGCAGGCACCGGCATCGCAGCCACAGGGCACAACGCCAGCCTCCGTGGCGTGCATGGAAACGCCGCCGCACGCAGCGGCGTCATTCGCGCCCTCGACTTCGGCCCCTGGCATCTCGACAACGTGCCCTGCTACGTCCGCCACAGTGCCACACCGCGCATCGGCGGCCTCGGCAGTGCCATCCTCGGCATCGACCAGCTCCGCAGACACGCCAGCTACGTCACCTTCGACTACCGGCGTGGCACCATCGAGCTCGGCCGCGGCCACAGCTACACCCCACTCGGCGGGAATACCACCCGCGTGCCCTTTCGCATGAGTGGCGGCCTACCCGTCATCCGCGTCAGCAGTAGCGGCCTCACCTGGGACGCAGTTATCGACACCGGCTCCTCCTGGGGCATCGTCATCAATCAAGCCACCGCCGCACGCCTCGGTCACGCAGGCGGTGGTCGTGGCATGGGCGCAGGACTCGTCCTCAGCGGCGTCGGCGGCAATGTCAGCGCCGACCGCGCGGGTGCCCGCATCATCCGCGTGCCCAATGCCAGCCTCTGCGGCCAGACCTACTACAATCCCGAAGTGTACGTCATGCCCGGCCCCATGCGCATCGGCAGCCGCTTCTGGCAAAACTATCGCATGACCCTCGATTTCCGCACCAGCACACTGTGGCTGGAGCGCTGATCCTCCGCAGCATCCGCTTCGTCCGTTCAGGCCGTTCAGGCCAAAGCTACCGCCATCAGTCACCACCTCCTCACAGCCCGCAGCCACCTCAGAGCGAGAACGTGCTCGCCAGACTGCCCGTGAACCTCACCCGCACCGCCGCGGCATCACTCACCTGCGCAAACCGAGGTGAAACCGTATTGAGCACGACCTCCGTCGATCCGACGCCATCTCCCTTCACCGTCAAATTCACCGTCAGGCCTCCCACATGCCTCAACGTGAAAAAATGCTCCGAAATCGCCTCCACCGCCCAATCCGGCGAGAACTGCCACGTCACGACGTGCTCTATTTCATCGTTTAACGTGTCTGTGATGCAGACACTCCTATCTGCCTCCAAAACGCTCACCACGCGCTGCACGCCATCGAGGCCCACGGAGCATTTTTCGCCTCCCACGGCCAGTTTCGGCACTTCGTGATGATTCATCCATAAAAACGGCCCCGCGCGTTTCGGCGTCTCACGGCCTGAAATCGGCACCGGGCCATTGTGAGCCTCCCAAGCCGCCAATTTCGCCCTCAGAGCCGCATTTCCGTAATACGAGCCCGTTCCCGGATCGATCACCAGCGGCAGGTTTTGCAGCCAAATCGACGCATGCAGCGCATCCAGGTGCCCATGCGCCGCCAGCGGCCCCAAAACCCAGCGGCGAGCCATCCACGCGCACCGACCACGCCAGATCCCGCCACATCGCCTGCCCACACTCTGAGTAGCGCAGCCATTTCCGCGATACCGAAGCCTCAAACCTCGGCGCATCGCCCAACCAAAACCTCAAACTCACTCCCCAAGCCTCACCCAGCATCCACGCACGCCATTCCAGCTCCGCATGCGCACGCTCCAGCGTCAGCGGCATGATCTGCGCATCATCACTGTCGCCGAAATCCCATCCGCCCATCGACAGATCGCAGAAAAACCGCGCCGCATCCCGCAACCGCTCCAGCACCGGCCCTCGCAGGCCATCCACCACTCTTCCAGCCTGCCAAGCCATCTCCCACGCGAAAAGATGGTAATGCAAACCCTGCTCCTTGTTCCCACCATCCTCCGCAAACTGCCGCAGCACCTCCGTCTCGAGCATTTTCCAAATCGACTCCGCATCGCGCAGTCGTTTCGCCAGCGACGGCCATCGCCGCGTCACCATCACCAGCGCCGCGAGCTCACCCATCAGATGATTGTTCGCCGAGGAGCCAAACGACCTCTTCCGCCACACCCACCACGCATGCATCGGCACAAAATCCTGCGCGATGCGTTCCTGCTCCGCGATCATCTGCTCGTCCCCACAGGCCCGCGTTAGGCATCGATCCAGCAA
This genomic stretch from Verrucomicrobiaceae bacterium harbors:
- a CDS encoding clan AA aspartic protease; its protein translation is MLRAALVITTACFFLAACGVSHGPVSGGTLRQLQSQAVTVGEARSMLRGDRFDTRSSPPGPTLRIPMRRDHAGLPHVDASINGRSPTRLLFDTGATVTVLSADLAMRSDLATVPGAKPQMQGVIGKEAGMGGVIERLQIGDWRLENLPCVIRLQRSSGGIDYLGQDFDISVLGFHLAQKYCSYITFDYPRGEIELGFGQRFSGPRLAKHVKSSYKLQQGVPMTRLTTGKVSWDAIVDTGSAFGVEIDQKLAARLGHATGGTAVDAPFVMIGVGGTTTPREAGVRIITVPGLRMLGHEFKKAQLDVMPGMPRIGSFFLKDFRVTFDIRRQLIWLEW
- a CDS encoding aspartyl protease family protein, with the translated sequence MHKLALLLPLALLSSCAMPGIPGMPSRGGSGHISSSGDIVMPMRLRADAPHISGSINGSRALPILVDTGASVCVFESNIAAGTGIAATGHNASLRGVHGNAAARSGVIRALDFGPWHLDNVPCYVRHSATPRIGGLGSAILGIDQLRRHASYVTFDYRRGTIELGRGHSYTPLGGNTTRVPFRMSGGLPVIRVSSSGLTWDAVIDTGSSWGIVINQATAARLGHAGGGRGMGAGLVLSGVGGNVSADRAGARIIRVPNASLCGQTYYNPEVYVMPGPMRIGSRFWQNYRMTLDFRTSTLWLER